The Paenibacillus sophorae genome has a segment encoding these proteins:
- a CDS encoding C40 family peptidase: MKKVILSLIAAAVIFTSAAPSTYASEVKLESVVNQVLGTPYLYGGTTTSGFDCSGFILYVLNKFNVDDLPRTSQSQARVGTPVSKEDLRVGDLVFFNTFGKGISHAGIYIGDGQFAHSSSRKGVRISKLSDAYYQDRYVTARRVVNEQSYSKMVSE; encoded by the coding sequence CTGAAGAAAGTCATCCTGTCGCTGATCGCAGCCGCTGTCATATTTACTTCCGCCGCACCCAGTACATATGCAAGTGAGGTTAAGCTTGAGAGTGTCGTGAACCAAGTTCTAGGAACACCATACCTTTATGGCGGTACTACAACCTCAGGTTTTGATTGTTCCGGATTTATCCTGTATGTATTAAATAAATTTAATGTTGATGATTTGCCACGCACCTCCCAGTCCCAAGCCAGGGTTGGAACTCCGGTATCGAAAGAAGATCTTCGCGTTGGCGATCTGGTGTTTTTTAATACGTTCGGCAAGGGGATTTCCCATGCGGGAATCTACATCGGTGACGGTCAGTTTGCTCACTCATCCAGCCGTAAGGGAGTAAGAATAAGCAAGCTGTCGGATGCGTATTATCAAGACCGTTATGTTACCGCCCGCCGGGTAGTGAATGAGCAGAGTTATTCTAAGATGGTTAGTGAATAG
- a CDS encoding Fe(3+) ABC transporter substrate-binding protein, translating to MVKRKFFAPLLTGVLAAGLLAGCGADKASEAGSSNAGATAKPSAQAAEQVVNIYSARSYDVDALLYKKFTEETGIKVNVIDGKAEELIERLKREGESTQADLFLTVDGGVLNNAKQAGLLQPATSETIDQNVPKELRDPDNQWIGLSTRARVIVYSKDRVKPEQLSTYEDLTSPAWKGKVLVRPSASLYNQSLLSSFIELNGEEKAEEWSKGFVANLARTPEGNDRDQAKAIVAGVGDVALMNSYYVGLLINSDDPEEVKVGQSIGVFFPNQQTTGTHVNISGAGVTKYSKNKENAVKLIEFLTGVEAQTMVTNENYEFPVNTKAELPELLKSWGTFKTQQIDFNKLGVHNAKAIEIMNKTGWK from the coding sequence ATGGTGAAGCGTAAATTTTTTGCTCCATTGCTTACGGGGGTGCTTGCAGCCGGTCTACTGGCCGGATGCGGAGCGGACAAGGCGAGTGAAGCCGGTTCGTCGAACGCAGGAGCGACGGCTAAGCCGAGCGCACAGGCAGCGGAGCAAGTCGTCAATATCTATTCCGCCCGCAGCTATGATGTAGACGCGCTGCTGTATAAGAAATTCACGGAAGAGACCGGAATCAAAGTGAACGTGATTGACGGCAAAGCGGAGGAACTGATTGAGCGTCTGAAGCGCGAAGGCGAAAGCACGCAGGCAGACCTGTTCCTTACGGTCGACGGTGGCGTCTTGAACAATGCCAAACAGGCCGGATTGCTTCAGCCAGCCACTTCCGAAACGATCGACCAAAATGTTCCCAAAGAACTCCGCGATCCGGACAATCAATGGATAGGACTCTCCACACGCGCCCGTGTAATCGTCTACTCCAAGGATCGCGTAAAGCCGGAGCAGCTCTCGACCTATGAGGATCTGACCAGCCCGGCCTGGAAAGGCAAAGTGCTTGTCCGTCCTTCCGCGAGTTTGTATAACCAGTCCCTTCTGTCCTCCTTCATTGAATTGAACGGCGAAGAGAAAGCGGAAGAATGGTCCAAAGGCTTTGTCGCCAATCTGGCGCGTACTCCGGAAGGAAACGACCGTGACCAGGCCAAAGCGATTGTTGCCGGCGTAGGCGATGTAGCGCTGATGAATTCTTACTACGTGGGCCTGCTGATTAATTCGGATGATCCGGAAGAAGTGAAGGTCGGACAAAGCATCGGCGTCTTCTTCCCGAACCAGCAAACGACAGGCACACATGTGAATATCAGCGGCGCAGGCGTAACCAAGTACAGCAAAAACAAGGAAAATGCCGTCAAGCTGATTGAATTCCTGACCGGCGTAGAAGCGCAGACCATGGTTACTAATGAGAACTATGAGTTTCCGGTCAATACCAAAGCCGAGCTGCCCGAGCTGCTCAAATCCTGGGGAACTTTTAAAACGCAGCAAATCGATTTCAACAAACTGGGCGTTCATAATGCCAAAGCGATTGAAATCATGAACAAGACTGGCTGGAAATAA
- a CDS encoding ABC transporter permease, translating into MHPNAVKVQIKRRLSGWRIISLAGAAVILLPILFVLLSIFNPPNDNWVQIRQYLVKDYIAQTVQLTLTVAVLTALLGVTLAWLTAVFDFPGKRFFRWALILPLAIPPYIAAFTYSTMFSYTGVVQTTLRNRFGIVPNQELITVSSMRGAVLIFTLFLFPYVYLITKSFLERQSASYIENARLLGRNGLSIFLRIALPLSRPAIAGSVSLVIFEVLSDYGVTSYFGIQTVSTAIFQTWFGMYDADSAMRLAAWLMIIVIGLFLVEMLLRKRRAYSSTTSKSRPLVPRRLTGTRGWAAGLFCMIVWCAAFLFPLLQLIVWAGWTFDSMWNAGLFRLIYQTLIVAVVSTLIIMIFSLIAAASNRTRSTASFVLSKAITAGYSMPGAIIAIGVLVVFLKLDKVWAAFHHLLTLGGIPLVLSLTLAMLIAGYVIRFMATGYNTVEVGFEKMGRKYTEASRMLGHGMTATFFKVDLPLIKGAVMSGCLLTFVEICKELPLALILRPFNFETLATKAYRYASDEQIFEAAIPSLLIIGISLISVYVMHYLDRRWEQ; encoded by the coding sequence ATGCATCCAAACGCGGTTAAGGTACAGATAAAACGACGCCTTAGCGGTTGGCGGATCATAAGCTTGGCGGGGGCGGCAGTTATTTTGCTGCCCATTCTTTTTGTACTGCTCTCGATCTTTAATCCGCCGAATGACAATTGGGTTCAAATCAGGCAGTACCTCGTAAAAGATTATATCGCCCAGACGGTTCAGCTGACGCTGACGGTTGCCGTGCTTACAGCATTGCTCGGGGTAACGCTGGCCTGGCTTACGGCAGTCTTTGATTTTCCGGGAAAACGGTTCTTCAGATGGGCGCTGATTCTTCCACTAGCCATTCCTCCATACATTGCCGCTTTTACATACAGCACGATGTTCAGCTACACCGGCGTTGTCCAGACGACGCTGCGGAACCGGTTCGGAATTGTTCCTAATCAGGAGCTGATTACCGTCTCCTCCATGCGGGGCGCGGTCCTTATATTCACTTTGTTTTTGTTTCCTTATGTATATTTGATTACCAAATCGTTTCTGGAAAGACAGAGCGCCTCTTATATTGAGAACGCCCGGCTGCTGGGAAGGAATGGCTTGTCCATATTCCTGCGGATCGCGCTTCCTTTATCCCGGCCGGCGATTGCGGGAAGCGTCAGCCTGGTCATATTTGAGGTGCTGAGCGATTACGGGGTCACAAGCTATTTTGGCATACAGACCGTCTCGACAGCGATCTTCCAGACCTGGTTTGGGATGTATGACGCCGATTCGGCGATGCGGCTTGCCGCCTGGCTCATGATTATTGTCATCGGCTTGTTCCTGGTCGAAATGCTGCTGCGCAAACGGCGCGCATACAGCTCGACGACGAGTAAGTCGAGGCCGCTTGTACCGAGGCGCTTAACGGGAACTCGCGGGTGGGCGGCTGGCCTGTTCTGCATGATCGTCTGGTGCGCGGCCTTTTTGTTCCCGCTTCTGCAATTAATCGTATGGGCGGGCTGGACCTTTGACAGCATGTGGAATGCGGGATTGTTCCGGCTGATCTATCAAACCTTGATCGTGGCTGTCGTCTCCACTTTGATCATCATGATTTTTTCGCTGATTGCCGCTGCGTCCAACCGGACGCGTTCCACCGCTTCATTTGTCCTCTCCAAGGCGATAACCGCCGGTTATTCGATGCCCGGGGCGATCATCGCCATCGGTGTGCTGGTCGTTTTTTTGAAGCTGGATAAAGTCTGGGCCGCCTTCCATCATCTGCTCACGCTGGGGGGAATCCCTCTCGTGCTCAGCCTGACTCTCGCGATGCTGATCGCGGGGTACGTGATCCGGTTTATGGCTACCGGGTATAACACCGTGGAAGTCGGGTTTGAGAAAATGGGCCGGAAATATACGGAAGCGTCCCGGATGCTGGGGCACGGAATGACGGCAACCTTTTTCAAGGTGGATCTGCCTTTGATTAAGGGAGCGGTGATGAGCGGATGCCTCCTGACCTTTGTGGAAATCTGCAAGGAGCTGCCGCTGGCTTTAATCCTTAGACCCTTCAATTTCGAGACTTTGGCTACAAAAGCTTACCGGTATGCCAGCGATGAACAGATTTTCGAGGCGGCCATTCCCTCTTTGCTTATCATTGGCATCAGCTTGATCTCGGTTTACGTTATGCATTATTTAGACAGGAGGTGGGAGCAATGA
- a CDS encoding ABC transporter ATP-binding protein produces MSIVDIRNLSFSYERGKSPVIDRFSCSIEKGDIVGIVGASGNGKSTLLRLIAGLEFPSGGEIRINGAPVVNEGCYIQPERRGVGMVFQDYALFPHMTVRKNIEFALHRLPRKERAKRLEEMLDLVQLGEFKERYPHELSGGQQQRVALARALAQKPAVLLMDEPFSNLDAGLKDAIRSELRTILKKAQMTCLFVTHDRQDVEAISDRSIHLGPESDLAERVQINQA; encoded by the coding sequence ATGAGTATCGTAGACATCCGGAATCTATCCTTCTCTTATGAGCGGGGCAAGTCCCCGGTGATCGACCGGTTCTCCTGTTCCATTGAAAAAGGAGATATCGTCGGGATCGTAGGCGCAAGCGGCAACGGAAAAAGCACGCTGCTGCGGCTGATTGCGGGGCTGGAATTCCCATCGGGCGGGGAGATTCGGATCAACGGGGCTCCCGTTGTGAATGAGGGCTGCTATATCCAGCCGGAGCGGCGGGGCGTCGGCATGGTGTTTCAGGATTACGCCCTGTTCCCTCATATGACGGTCCGCAAAAATATCGAGTTCGCCCTGCACCGTCTCCCCCGCAAAGAGCGGGCCAAGCGGCTGGAGGAAATGCTTGATCTTGTTCAGCTTGGCGAATTCAAGGAGCGTTACCCGCATGAACTGAGCGGCGGACAGCAGCAGAGGGTGGCGCTGGCCCGGGCGCTTGCGCAGAAGCCGGCGGTTCTGCTTATGGACGAACCTTTCAGCAACCTGGATGCGGGACTGAAGGACGCAATCCGTTCCGAGCTGCGGACCATTTTAAAGAAAGCGCAGATGACCTGCTTGTTCGTCACCCACGACCGGCAGGATGTGGAGGCGATCAGCGACCGTTCGATTCACCTCGGTCCGGAGTCCGATTTAGCCGAACGGGTACAAATCAACCAAGCTTAA
- a CDS encoding alpha/beta hydrolase family protein — translation MFEIALAAIDLLVLLYFMFGKTTFEKKARSMLLGAGLSAFLVLQLFLEGYRWQLVPLYLVTLILLASILFNLFRPVRVVKKPHFLKYISILVLSVLLIISTILAVSLPVFDLPKPDGADTVGTVTFDWIDMNREETLTTDPGDKRELVVQVWYPAKKTDGQPQLLFPQDPQIFHNYISAFAEGFHLPAFALDYWKYTRSHSFKNAAILTSDKPYPLIIINHGMGTSRILHASQAENLASHGYIVAAIDHTYSTAATAFSDGRITGFTTELSAEDVYDKARAIGEIWTQDVEFVLSQLEALNAGRMESDFKGKIDLDNVGIMGHSFGGATAYNAAYLLDQIKAGINMDGTLFELDRDHMNKPFMFLQSDDSEKMIEALDDHTIPEEIRGRIAKEMEITRHVIEHGGKSIHIKGTAHYNFTDLQLYSPLIKYMGMTGSIEGHRGAFLVDQYILDFFDKYLKGGAGELINGPDANYPEAEFQKL, via the coding sequence ATGTTTGAAATAGCACTGGCAGCTATTGATTTGTTGGTATTGTTGTATTTTATGTTTGGTAAAACAACCTTCGAAAAAAAAGCAAGGAGTATGCTGCTTGGTGCCGGATTGTCAGCATTTCTAGTCTTGCAGCTGTTTCTGGAAGGCTACCGGTGGCAGCTGGTTCCACTTTATTTAGTTACTCTTATCCTATTGGCAAGCATTCTGTTTAACCTATTCAGACCGGTTCGAGTCGTTAAAAAACCGCATTTTCTCAAATACATAAGCATCCTTGTACTCAGTGTTCTGCTTATTATATCGACCATTCTGGCTGTAAGCCTGCCGGTATTTGATTTGCCCAAGCCGGACGGAGCAGACACGGTTGGAACGGTTACCTTTGATTGGATCGACATGAACCGTGAGGAGACTCTTACAACCGATCCGGGAGATAAACGCGAGCTCGTAGTACAAGTATGGTATCCAGCGAAAAAAACGGATGGCCAGCCACAGTTGCTTTTCCCGCAGGACCCGCAAATCTTTCACAATTATATCTCTGCTTTTGCCGAGGGGTTCCACCTGCCTGCGTTCGCCTTGGATTACTGGAAGTATACACGCAGCCATTCATTCAAGAATGCAGCTATCTTAACATCTGACAAACCTTACCCCTTGATTATCATAAACCATGGAATGGGCACCAGCAGAATTCTGCATGCCTCGCAAGCCGAAAATCTGGCAAGCCACGGATATATCGTAGCCGCTATCGACCATACGTACAGCACGGCGGCAACGGCATTTTCGGACGGCCGGATAACGGGGTTCACAACGGAACTGTCTGCTGAGGATGTCTATGATAAGGCCCGCGCTATCGGAGAGATATGGACTCAGGATGTGGAGTTTGTGCTAAGCCAATTGGAAGCATTAAATGCAGGACGGATGGAGAGTGATTTTAAAGGCAAAATCGATTTGGACAACGTTGGAATTATGGGCCATTCTTTTGGCGGGGCAACCGCATATAACGCAGCCTATCTGCTGGACCAAATCAAAGCCGGGATTAATATGGATGGGACGCTGTTTGAATTGGACCGCGATCACATGAACAAGCCGTTTATGTTCTTACAATCCGATGATTCCGAGAAAATGATTGAAGCCTTGGATGATCATACTATTCCCGAGGAGATAAGAGGACGGATAGCCAAGGAAATGGAGATAACCCGCCACGTTATTGAACACGGTGGTAAAAGTATTCATATCAAAGGAACCGCCCATTACAATTTTACGGATCTGCAACTCTATTCGCCGCTGATTAAGTATATGGGAATGACCGGCAGTATTGAAGGACACCGGGGGGCGTTCCTTGTAGACCAATACATTTTGGATTTTTTCGACAAATATTTAAAAGGAGGCGCGGGCGAGCTGATCAACGGACCTGATGCCAATTATCCGGAGGCGGAATTTCAGAAGCTGTAA
- a CDS encoding glycerol dehydrogenase, giving the protein MTSFVRSITSPKKFITGHGLLAHLNEHIHGFGDNAYVICDEFILERAKNEAGASITAAGNKATFEKFNYECTKEEIERNRELARKAGANIIVGIGGGKTLDTAKATAYYEKLPVVIFPTLASTDAPCTALSVIYKKDGSFDEYLFLPSNPDVVIADTGILAAAPARFFAAGIGDALATYFEARACYAANGDNLVLMKPSTTGLGIATMCYEALLQHAVKAQRAVEQKVYTRAVEETIEATIYLSGVGAESGGLAAAHAIHNGMTAVPSLHRAQHGEKVTFGLLAQLVLENAPLDELETVIKLIKDVGLPLTLEDLGCTEFIESEWRQVAEAACAEGDTMGNMPFPVEPEDVYNAIVVANAIANSYK; this is encoded by the coding sequence ATGACATCATTTGTACGATCAATCACCTCCCCTAAGAAATTTATTACTGGACATGGCTTGCTTGCCCATTTGAATGAGCACATTCATGGCTTCGGCGACAACGCCTATGTCATTTGCGACGAGTTCATCCTGGAGCGCGCAAAGAACGAAGCAGGCGCTTCGATCACCGCGGCGGGAAATAAGGCGACGTTTGAAAAATTCAACTATGAATGCACCAAGGAAGAAATTGAGCGCAACCGTGAGTTGGCCCGCAAAGCCGGAGCCAATATTATCGTGGGCATCGGCGGGGGAAAAACGCTTGATACGGCAAAAGCAACGGCCTATTACGAGAAATTGCCGGTTGTTATTTTTCCTACTCTGGCATCGACAGACGCTCCTTGTACGGCCCTGTCCGTCATTTACAAGAAAGACGGTTCCTTTGACGAATATCTCTTCCTGCCGAGCAATCCGGATGTTGTAATTGCCGATACAGGCATACTAGCGGCCGCGCCTGCACGGTTCTTTGCCGCAGGCATCGGCGATGCGCTCGCAACCTATTTTGAAGCCCGGGCTTGCTACGCCGCAAATGGCGATAACCTTGTGCTGATGAAGCCTTCCACAACAGGTCTTGGCATTGCAACAATGTGCTATGAAGCGCTGCTGCAGCATGCAGTCAAGGCACAACGCGCTGTCGAGCAAAAGGTGTATACCCGCGCGGTTGAGGAAACGATCGAAGCAACCATTTATTTGAGCGGGGTCGGTGCGGAATCCGGCGGTCTGGCGGCCGCGCATGCTATCCATAACGGGATGACAGCTGTGCCTTCACTACATAGAGCCCAGCATGGCGAGAAAGTAACCTTTGGCCTTCTGGCCCAACTGGTGCTTGAGAATGCACCGCTCGATGAGCTCGAAACCGTGATTAAGCTAATCAAGGATGTAGGTCTTCCTTTGACGCTTGAAGATCTGGGATGTACGGAATTCATCGAGTCCGAGTGGCGCCAGGTAGCGGAAGCCGCCTGTGCGGAAGGGGACACGATGGGCAATATGCCGTTCCCGGTTGAACCGGAGGATGTGTATAACGCGATTGTTGTAGCCAACGCGATTGCAAATTCTTATAAATAA
- a CDS encoding sensor histidine kinase, giving the protein MRNNRIGLKLGLIIITLFLIVLVFLGFSIERMFTNYYYARMQTETEELTSHFAVMADSTDAMSEQTMKTFAEFSNVSIFNMRQDGAVILHSGVHDSSDRTFIRTSDLNKIFSGKKVNLLYEDTTGHRYFVSGQPIQGGEGVASALYVMSSTEQMEQSLSGVRNLLILSGMGAFLLALGITWIIAQFLSRPLLQMQKATRKIAAGELETRLELKTRDEMGALAEAINDLAVDLQRYRDTRQEFFANISHELRTPITYLEGYSRVVKEELYETEAEKNQYLDIIYEESVRLQHLVDDLFDLAKMEEGKITLVLEWVDLSELAEHAVRKVELKARGKNLSLSILQSGTASCIWADSKRMEQIVLNLLENAIRYTERGGIKVHLLYEAASATFIVEDTGMGIPADELPYIFERFYRVEKSRSRQFGGTGLGLSIVKKLVELQEGKIQVSSKIGEGTRFEIRFALQSEYGEEST; this is encoded by the coding sequence ATGAGGAACAACCGTATCGGATTGAAACTTGGCCTGATTATCATCACCTTATTCTTAATCGTGCTGGTATTTCTGGGATTCTCCATTGAACGAATGTTTACTAACTATTATTATGCCCGCATGCAGACCGAAACGGAGGAGCTTACTTCCCACTTTGCGGTAATGGCGGACTCCACCGATGCAATGTCTGAGCAAACAATGAAGACGTTTGCCGAGTTCTCAAATGTAAGTATTTTTAATATGCGGCAGGATGGAGCGGTGATTCTTCATTCGGGAGTCCACGATTCATCAGACAGAACCTTTATCCGGACCTCTGATCTGAATAAGATTTTTTCCGGGAAAAAGGTGAACTTACTATACGAGGATACTACAGGACATCGTTATTTTGTGTCGGGGCAACCCATTCAGGGAGGCGAAGGTGTTGCTTCCGCTCTTTATGTTATGTCATCTACGGAACAGATGGAGCAATCGTTGTCCGGTGTGCGGAATTTACTGATCCTCTCCGGAATGGGCGCATTCTTACTGGCCCTCGGGATCACGTGGATTATCGCCCAATTTCTATCCCGTCCGCTTCTGCAAATGCAAAAGGCGACCCGCAAAATTGCCGCCGGTGAGCTGGAAACGAGACTGGAACTCAAAACCCGGGATGAAATGGGAGCCTTAGCCGAAGCAATCAATGATTTAGCGGTTGATCTTCAGCGTTACCGGGATACACGTCAGGAATTTTTTGCCAATATATCTCATGAGCTGCGTACCCCGATCACTTATCTGGAGGGTTATTCCCGGGTGGTGAAGGAGGAGCTATATGAGACCGAAGCGGAGAAAAATCAATACTTGGATATTATCTACGAAGAATCGGTCCGGCTTCAGCATCTGGTCGATGATTTGTTTGACCTGGCAAAAATGGAAGAAGGGAAAATCACACTGGTTCTTGAATGGGTTGATTTGTCAGAGCTGGCTGAACACGCGGTCAGGAAGGTTGAACTGAAGGCCAGAGGAAAAAATTTAAGTTTATCGATCCTGCAATCCGGAACGGCCTCATGCATATGGGCAGATAGTAAACGGATGGAGCAGATAGTACTGAACTTGCTCGAAAATGCCATTCGTTATACAGAGCGGGGAGGCATTAAGGTACATTTATTATATGAAGCTGCTTCTGCAACATTTATTGTAGAGGATACCGGAATGGGGATTCCTGCGGATGAACTCCCTTATATTTTTGAACGGTTTTATAGAGTGGAAAAGTCTCGCTCCCGTCAATTTGGAGGTACCGGATTAGGATTATCGATCGTGAAGAAATTAGTAGAGCTGCAGGAAGGGAAAATACAAGTTTCCAGTAAAATAGGAGAAGGCACCCGCTTTGAAATCCGATTTGCCCTGCAATCAGAGTATGGGGAGGAGAGCACATGA
- a CDS encoding response regulator transcription factor, whose translation MSKLQVLIVDDEWNMRNLLRIYLMKEGFQIKEASTGLEALSMVKKHSFDIILLDVMMPDMDGWQVCKAIRETETVPILMLTARTETKDKIHGLGIGADDYLTKPFDSEELLARMYSLIRRSTITQTSLPQQWVLEFPQMTIIPDAREVRIQEELIDFTPKEFDLLAVLAQSRQRAFSREELVERIWGYDYEGEVRVVDTHIKNIREKLQKAGMTYNPIQTVWGVGYKFYVSGEQE comes from the coding sequence GTGTCGAAACTTCAAGTGTTAATTGTAGATGATGAATGGAATATGAGGAACCTGCTCCGGATTTATTTGATGAAGGAAGGATTCCAGATTAAGGAAGCGTCTACAGGGCTGGAGGCGTTATCCATGGTCAAAAAGCATTCCTTTGATATTATTTTACTCGATGTCATGATGCCTGATATGGATGGCTGGCAAGTATGCAAGGCGATCAGAGAAACAGAAACGGTTCCGATATTAATGCTAACGGCGCGTACTGAAACCAAGGATAAGATTCATGGATTGGGGATAGGCGCCGACGATTATTTAACAAAGCCATTTGATTCAGAAGAGCTCCTGGCTAGAATGTATTCGTTAATCCGCAGATCAACGATTACACAGACTTCGCTGCCTCAGCAGTGGGTGCTTGAATTTCCGCAAATGACCATAATCCCCGACGCGCGGGAGGTTCGGATTCAGGAGGAGTTGATTGATTTTACCCCGAAGGAGTTCGATCTGCTGGCTGTATTAGCCCAAAGCAGGCAGCGCGCTTTCAGCAGGGAGGAACTCGTCGAAAGGATATGGGGATATGATTATGAGGGCGAAGTCCGGGTGGTGGATACCCATATCAAGAACATACGTGAAAAACTGCAGAAAGCGGGAATGACTTACAATCCTATTCAAACCGTGTGGGGAGTAGGCTATAAGTTTTATGTTTCCGGAGAACAGGAATGA
- a CDS encoding DUF2933 domain-containing protein has translation MNWSWLLTLICPLMMIFMMFGMRGGHNHGSHKKQVTTEQLQEELLELKAQNELMRQEIQNLKIIESEER, from the coding sequence ATGAATTGGTCTTGGTTGCTAACGCTGATTTGTCCGTTGATGATGATATTCATGATGTTTGGAATGCGTGGGGGACATAACCATGGGAGCCATAAGAAACAAGTGACAACAGAACAGCTTCAGGAAGAACTGTTAGAATTGAAGGCACAAAACGAGCTAATGCGCCAAGAAATACAGAACTTGAAAATTATAGAGAGTGAAGAGAGGTAA
- a CDS encoding cell wall-binding repeat-containing protein, with product MKKGFAVVSLTLVLSAVLAGCQIGNRAAEPTAEDTTNSSVAVPWVGTKNTTRINTSDPVEAAVLVSRTLWTAVSESNRPASVVLTDVSNWQIAAASTDLIHHPSNGPVLFFEKESVPEATLEELKRLNPMGAEGNDNIQIVIVGPVSASVEEQLKGLDMKIDKIEGEEPAAVAQAIDTYYAKVAGELPQAVVVGSVDSPEYTLPAVNWIAHMPEPLLYVTKDEIPAPTVEALNERGGNAIIYLIGPESVVSGNVENELKSYGTVTRISGNDPYANSIAFAQFKDKGTQFGWGIATPGHNLSFLTQDSTMLAIAAAPFSHLGKHAPLIFTNKDGMPDSVMEYTAALQPKFQDSPAEGPYNHAWITGDSSTLSNAAQSEIDDMLEISPASGGNPHAGH from the coding sequence ATGAAAAAAGGTTTCGCAGTTGTTAGTTTGACTTTAGTTTTAAGTGCAGTACTTGCCGGCTGCCAAATCGGGAATAGAGCGGCTGAACCGACAGCGGAAGACACCACTAATTCATCCGTTGCAGTTCCTTGGGTGGGCACTAAAAATACAACACGGATTAATACATCTGATCCGGTTGAGGCGGCTGTTCTGGTCTCCCGGACGCTCTGGACAGCGGTATCCGAAAGTAACAGACCGGCAAGCGTTGTGTTAACGGATGTGAGCAACTGGCAGATTGCTGCGGCGAGCACCGATCTCATTCACCATCCGAGCAATGGCCCGGTTCTTTTCTTCGAGAAGGAAAGTGTCCCTGAGGCGACGCTGGAGGAATTAAAACGGTTGAACCCGATGGGTGCAGAGGGCAATGATAATATTCAAATCGTGATTGTTGGTCCTGTATCTGCAAGTGTTGAGGAACAGTTAAAAGGTCTGGATATGAAGATTGACAAGATCGAAGGCGAGGAGCCGGCCGCCGTAGCCCAAGCGATTGACACGTATTATGCTAAAGTTGCGGGCGAGCTGCCGCAGGCCGTCGTGGTTGGGTCTGTGGACAGTCCGGAATATACGCTTCCTGCAGTAAACTGGATTGCGCATATGCCTGAACCTCTGCTTTACGTAACGAAGGACGAAATTCCTGCACCAACCGTGGAGGCATTAAATGAACGCGGAGGCAATGCAATTATTTATCTAATTGGACCAGAATCCGTTGTTTCCGGCAACGTGGAAAATGAACTGAAATCCTATGGAACGGTAACCCGGATTTCCGGCAATGATCCATACGCAAACTCGATTGCCTTTGCTCAGTTTAAAGATAAGGGTACTCAGTTTGGCTGGGGAATCGCCACACCTGGACATAACCTGTCGTTCTTAACTCAGGATTCCACCATGCTTGCCATTGCTGCGGCTCCATTCTCTCACTTGGGCAAACATGCTCCGTTGATTTTTACCAATAAGGACGGCATGCCGGATTCCGTCATGGAATACACAGCGGCTCTTCAACCGAAGTTCCAGGACTCGCCGGCAGAAGGACCGTACAATCATGCTTGGATCACAGGCGACAGCTCAACCCTTTCAAACGCCGCACAAAGCGAAATCGATGATATGCTGGAAATTTCGCCTGCTTCCGGTGGCAACCCGCACGCTGGCCATTAA